The following coding sequences lie in one Desulfobacterales bacterium genomic window:
- a CDS encoding zinc-ribbon domain-containing protein: MTQGTENMIATCPKCRARLKVPLEKVRTGDVRIRCPRCDSVLRVKRPVTGPAKAAGKTPRPGGSDQQPAGRQPGGSSPRRFQRFPFKKKIMIDNAIMINGIDISEGGLFVYTGRSFIVGSKVGVALPLPGGDLEVHATVQHNEPGVGMGLQFVDLSPEQLARLRKYFAELSANDAAAMEKRKTVLLAGGSEMARRITKGNLMLEGYAVFEAMDTKEVMRKISSQIPDIIVIDWQEKALDGADLLARLQRSPKWRRIAKVVVSAVTDKALQQRVMAAGADRFLAKMDTPPVKLAERIKEIAAARDSGG, encoded by the coding sequence ATGACCCAGGGAACGGAAAATATGATTGCCACCTGCCCCAAATGCCGGGCCAGACTGAAGGTCCCCCTGGAGAAGGTCCGCACCGGGGACGTCCGGATCAGGTGCCCGCGGTGCGATAGCGTACTGCGGGTCAAGCGACCGGTGACCGGCCCGGCCAAGGCGGCCGGGAAAACTCCGCGGCCCGGCGGCTCCGATCAGCAGCCCGCCGGCCGGCAGCCGGGCGGCAGCAGCCCGAGAAGATTCCAGCGGTTCCCATTCAAGAAAAAGATCATGATCGACAACGCCATCATGATCAATGGGATCGATATCAGCGAAGGCGGCCTGTTCGTGTATACCGGCCGTTCATTCATTGTCGGCAGCAAGGTCGGGGTGGCCCTGCCCCTGCCCGGCGGTGATCTTGAGGTCCATGCCACGGTGCAGCATAACGAGCCCGGGGTGGGCATGGGGTTGCAGTTTGTTGATCTGTCCCCGGAGCAGTTGGCCCGTCTCAGGAAATACTTTGCCGAACTGTCCGCCAATGACGCCGCGGCCATGGAAAAGAGAAAAACAGTCCTCCTGGCCGGCGGCAGCGAGATGGCGCGACGGATTACCAAGGGCAACCTGATGCTGGAGGGCTATGCGGTGTTCGAGGCCATGGATACCAAGGAGGTGATGCGCAAGATCAGTTCCCAGATCCCTGATATCATCGTCATCGACTGGCAGGAAAAGGCCCTTGACGGAGCTGATCTGCTCGCCCGGTTGCAACGAAGTCCGAAATGGCGCAGGATCGCCAAGGTGGTGGTGTCCGCGGTTACCGACAAGGCCCTGCAGCAGCGGGTGATGGCTGCCGGCGCGGACCGGTTTCTGGCCAAGATGGATACCCCGCCGGTCAAGCTGGCCGAGCGGATCAAGGAGATCGCCGCGGCCAGGGACTCAGGCGGATAG